In Fundulus heteroclitus isolate FHET01 unplaced genomic scaffold, MU-UCD_Fhet_4.1 scaffold_295, whole genome shotgun sequence, a genomic segment contains:
- the LOC118556293 gene encoding zinc finger protein 596-like, with product MDEVVKSDGQEEERPVIDVPLAPVLTGNHESGVQTSSVGDIQPISSSSEPGSSSTDTDDTSDDEAAGGHQDAGRHTEARSSKVTCRVCGKLFRQLGILLSHVWDHGDEPQSICGVCGERLESAETLKEHVTRHTKGFSLGHLGKDPLSGVAKRRAGDRFKCNTCSRAFSTTAALRSHSWVHQDRAPVRCHFCLKSFALKADFLAHRKLHASCRGHSCRLCEKAYLSKAMLKEHEKTHDHQRRTLGADASSRACCLCNVSFESNEALKTHMSGHFGDALFKCHECGSCFSQGVDFNRHVMTHSAVRPCGSVSDGKEVQVRTRDGEAPQEEPHCSWSE from the exons ATG GATGAAGTGGTGAAGAGTGACGGGCAGGAAGAAGAACGTCCTGTCATCGACGTCCCTTTGGCCCCCGTTCTCACAGGGAACCACGAATCTGGAGTCCAAACAAG ctctgttGGAGACATCCAGCCCATCAGCTCCTCGTCTGAACCGGGCAGCTCCAGCACCGACACGGACGACACGTCAGACGACGAGGCAGCGGGCGGCCATCAGGACGCCGGGCGGCACACAGAGGCCAGGAGCAGCAAAGTGACCTGCAGGGTGTGCGGGAAGCTGTTCCGGCAGCTGGGCATCTTGCTCAGCCACGTCTGGGATCACGGCGACGAGCCTCAGAGCATCTGTGGCGTCTGTGGAGAGCGGCTGGAGTCCGCGGAAACGCTGAAGGAACACGTCACGCGTCACACAAAGGGCTTCAGCCTCGGCCATTTGGGGAAGGACCCGCTCTCCGGCGTCGCCAAGCGGCGGGCGGGGGATCGGTTTAAATGCAACACCTGCAGCAGAGCCTTCTCCACCACGGCAGCGCTACGCAGTCACAGCTGGGTCCACCAGGACAGGGCGCCCGTCCGCTGCCACTTCTGCCTGAAGTCGTTCGCTCTGAAGGCGGACTTCCTGGCTCACAGGAAGCTGCACGCCAGCTGCCGCGGCCACAGCTGCAGGCTGTGCGAGAAGGCGTACCTGTCCAAAGCCATGCTGAAGGAGCACGAGAAGACCCACGACCACCAGCGGCGGACCCTCGGCGCCGACGCCTCCTCGCGGGCCTGCTGCTTGTGCAACGTCAGCTTCGAATCCAACGAGGCGCTGAAGACCCACATGAGCGGCCACTTTGGCGACGCTCTGTTCAAGTGCCACGAGTGCGGCAGCTGCTTCAGCCAGGGCGTCGACTTCAACCGGCACGTGATGACGCATTCAGCCGTCCGGCCGTGCGGCTCAGTGAGCGACGGGAAGGAGGTCCAGGTGAGGACCCGCGACGGAGAGGCGCCTCAGGAGGAACCACACTGCAGCTGGTCTGAGTGA
- the LOC118559492 gene encoding uncharacterized protein LOC118559492: protein MAPVRHGGAMMFTAENYMDEEKPIMSKSGILRGIITEKLSTAAREILAVVERTVADYEEEASGFRREIERQRRQLELLQPQVKLPRTGRSKRKRPEKLPKDPGTKRIRDDKKDPEHAAPRSGSSTVQTGMKGYGKPACPRTHIDVTVRLLESPEIHILSSVALRKIPTRVLKCPLDLPEPAFLDLLTSSYPQLAAGEPFDILRMKRRMRLRPLKLKTLTPEEMFAARISQLYLRLRRTPVQMDVSEALITESTSADPPVLNNDETGSQTR from the exons ATGGCGCCAGTGCGTCACGGCGGTGCCATGATGTTTACGGCGGAGAATTACATGGACGAAGAAAAACCCATCATGTCCAAAAGCGGCATCctgagaggaatcatcaccGAGAAGCTGAGCACAGCCGCCCGGGAGATCTTAGCGGTGGTGGAGAGGACCGTAGCCGACTACGAGGAGGAGGCTTCGGGCTTCAGGCGGGAGATCGAGCGGCAGAGGAGGCAGCTGGAGCTCCTGCAGCCTCAGGTCAAGCTGCCCAGAACAG GTAGAAGCAAGAGGAAACGTCCAGAAAAGCTTCCGAAAGATCCAGGAACGAAACGGATCCGAGACGACAAGAAGGACCCAGAGCACGCAGCGCCAAG GTCAGGTTCTTCCACGGTTCAGACTGGAATGAAAGGGTACGGCAAACCGGCTTGCCCCCGCACCCATATAGACGTCACGGTCCGGTTACTGGAGAGCCCTGAGATCCATATTTTGTCCTCAGTTG CGTTACGGAAAATACCCACAAGGGTCCTCAAGTGCCCTCTAGATCTACCGGAGCCGGCCTTCCTGGACCTGCTGACATCCTCCTACCCTCAGCTGGCTGCAGGAGAACCGTTTGACATTCTGAGAATGAAGCGGCGCATGAGGCTTCGGCCTCTGAAGCTGAAGACTCTGACTCCAGAGGAGATGTTTGCAGCAAGAATCTCGCAGCTCTACCTCCGGCTGAGG AGGACGCCGGTACAGATGGACGTTAGTGAAGCTCTGATCACCGAGTCCACATCTGCCGACCCGCCGGTTCTGAACAACGATGAAACTGGCTCTCAGACAAGGTAA